From a single Beijerinckia sp. 28-YEA-48 genomic region:
- a CDS encoding ABC transporter substrate-binding protein: protein MFHIWVADLDSPSYFVAVAAVELGYFKQEGIDIEFVYNTNEGPELMREGKVDLIGGPAYATLRAFPNWNGVRLLCALSQYSYWFMAVRADLDLKRADLNAIKGLRISSAQSWPGMGLRHMLAEAGIDLERDNVKIVPPPPSYGAKGWMARNGIDAITEGTADAFWGNGMRVALGESLGIAKMHLDLRRGDGPVGAHLYNFAALTASEALLRDHPDVASGAVRAVVKAQQALRADPALSKRVAEKSFPADEAELIVPLIARDAPFYDAMISQEAIDGLNTFALASKLIDASVPYDQLVATQMRDIWRG from the coding sequence ATGTTTCACATTTGGGTCGCCGACCTGGATTCTCCGTCTTACTTCGTGGCAGTGGCCGCGGTTGAACTTGGCTATTTCAAGCAGGAAGGCATCGACATCGAATTCGTCTACAACACGAACGAAGGGCCCGAGCTGATGCGCGAAGGCAAGGTCGACCTGATCGGTGGCCCGGCCTATGCAACGCTCCGCGCATTCCCTAACTGGAACGGCGTCCGCTTGCTGTGTGCGCTCTCGCAATATTCCTACTGGTTCATGGCCGTGCGCGCGGACCTCGATCTCAAGCGAGCTGATCTGAATGCCATCAAGGGCCTGCGCATTTCGTCGGCGCAATCATGGCCGGGGATGGGCCTACGCCATATGCTGGCGGAAGCTGGCATCGATCTTGAGCGCGACAACGTAAAGATCGTCCCTCCCCCACCCTCTTATGGCGCAAAGGGTTGGATGGCGCGCAATGGTATCGACGCGATCACAGAAGGCACCGCCGATGCGTTTTGGGGCAATGGCATGCGCGTGGCCCTGGGCGAAAGCCTCGGCATTGCCAAGATGCATCTCGATCTGCGCCGGGGCGATGGCCCTGTGGGCGCGCACCTCTATAACTTCGCAGCGCTGACGGCGAGCGAAGCGCTTCTGCGCGACCATCCCGATGTCGCGTCTGGCGCCGTGCGTGCGGTCGTCAAGGCGCAGCAGGCGCTTCGCGCCGACCCGGCCCTCTCGAAGCGGGTGGCAGAAAAGTCTTTTCCCGCCGACGAAGCTGAATTGATCGTACCGCTGATCGCGCGTGACGCGCCGTTCTATGACGCGATGATTTCCCAGGAAGCAATCGATGGGCTCAACACGTTCGCTCTAGCCAGCAAGCTGATCGACGCATCCGTACCTTACGATCAACTGGTCGCAACGCAGATGCGAGACATCTGGCGCGGGTGA
- the hisC gene encoding histidinol-phosphate transaminase — protein sequence MSRAVPWSEKSTVIRPEVAAAPPYNAGMTIDEATRRYGLTKIAKLASGENPFGASPRIAAALAKLDLSIYPDPAGLKLRQAIADTLDVAAGKVILGNGSEDLIEIVCRAVLRSGDDMVTLYPSFPLHEIYAGICGARTVRVPIRDDFSIDEQALLDAVARRPRMLMFANPMNPVGSFLDRAGFDRLCQALHPSTVLVIDEAYIEYADPDRFPDALAMLRDLDNPFIVLRTFSKAYGLAGLRLGYGITSDSEFTEVLDRVRTPFNVNSVAQTSGLVALEDRAHMERSIRHNAVERERVAAALQAAGGRVAPSQGNFLFFSFGSPSTDLAEDLLAHGVIVKPWLQPGYTDFCRMTIGSREANDQFLQAVHAILAA from the coding sequence ATGAGCCGGGCTGTACCGTGGAGTGAAAAATCAACCGTCATTCGTCCGGAAGTCGCGGCGGCGCCGCCCTATAATGCGGGAATGACAATCGACGAGGCGACGCGTCGCTACGGGCTGACGAAGATCGCGAAACTCGCGTCGGGCGAGAATCCGTTCGGAGCCAGTCCGCGGATCGCTGCGGCATTGGCGAAGCTCGATCTATCGATCTATCCTGATCCCGCCGGGCTGAAGCTTCGTCAGGCGATCGCCGATACGCTGGATGTGGCTGCTGGAAAAGTCATTCTGGGCAACGGCTCCGAAGATCTGATCGAGATCGTCTGCCGGGCGGTTCTGCGGTCAGGCGACGATATGGTGACGCTCTATCCGTCGTTTCCGCTCCATGAGATTTATGCCGGCATCTGTGGCGCGCGCACGGTCCGCGTTCCCATTCGCGATGACTTCTCTATCGATGAGCAGGCACTGCTGGACGCAGTGGCGCGCCGTCCACGCATGCTAATGTTTGCCAATCCGATGAACCCGGTTGGCAGTTTCCTCGACCGCGCCGGCTTCGATCGGCTGTGCCAGGCGCTGCATCCGTCGACAGTGCTGGTGATTGACGAAGCCTATATCGAGTACGCTGATCCTGATCGATTTCCTGATGCACTGGCGATGCTACGCGATCTCGATAATCCGTTCATCGTCCTGCGGACCTTCTCAAAAGCCTATGGCCTGGCGGGCCTGCGTTTGGGATATGGCATCACATCCGATTCCGAGTTCACCGAAGTGCTGGATCGGGTTCGTACGCCGTTCAATGTCAATTCCGTTGCGCAGACCTCCGGCCTCGTCGCTTTAGAGGATCGGGCCCATATGGAGCGCAGCATCCGCCACAATGCGGTGGAGCGGGAGCGTGTTGCTGCGGCGCTGCAGGCTGCCGGTGGGCGCGTTGCCCCCTCGCAGGGCAATTTCCTCTTCTTCAGCTTCGGATCGCCGAGTACCGATCTGGCTGAGGACCTGCTGGCACATGGCGTGATCGTCAAACCATGGCTGCAGCCGGGCTACACCGACTTCTGCCGCATGACCATCGGATCGCGCGAAGCGAACGACCAGTTTCTACAGGCCGTGCACGCGATCCTTGCCGCGTAG
- a CDS encoding RidA family protein, producing the protein MLISDRLEELGIILPQPPRIPPGVILPFGWVRVHGQRAWVSGHGPTEADGSFAQPLGRVGNEVNLDEAYLAARLTGLAILSSLQRELGTLDRITAWGRVFGMVNCAPGFREMPSVINGFSDLILEVFGQSRGQHARSAVGVAELPFDIPVEIEAEVLID; encoded by the coding sequence ATGCTCATCTCCGACCGCCTAGAAGAACTCGGCATTATTCTTCCACAACCACCTCGCATTCCTCCCGGCGTAATCTTGCCATTTGGCTGGGTCCGCGTTCATGGCCAGCGCGCCTGGGTCTCAGGTCACGGCCCGACCGAAGCCGATGGCAGCTTTGCGCAACCGCTCGGGCGTGTCGGCAATGAAGTCAATTTGGATGAGGCCTATCTCGCCGCGCGCCTGACGGGGCTGGCCATTCTCAGCAGTTTGCAGCGAGAACTCGGTACACTCGATCGAATCACCGCCTGGGGCCGAGTTTTCGGCATGGTGAACTGCGCGCCGGGTTTCCGCGAGATGCCCAGCGTCATCAATGGATTTTCCGATCTCATTCTTGAAGTGTTCGGCCAGAGCCGGGGCCAACATGCGCGCTCGGCGGTGGGCGTGGCCGAGCTGCCCTTCGATATCCCCGTCGAAATCGAAGCGGAAGTGCTGATTGACTGA
- a CDS encoding MFS transporter, translating into MSVQTSTSRDGTAGGEDATVDRYARKALIASNVGYAMDGFDLMILSFMLPAVVAGLHLTGSEAGSLITWTLIGAVVGGLVVGTLSDKFGRIRVLSWTILLFAIFTGLCAFAQGYWDLLIYRTIAGIGLGGEFGIGMALVAEAWPAHKRARASSYVALGWQAGVLSAALLTPLLLPIIGWRGMFLVGLIPAIIAFALRRYLHEPELFVKAAKAEKERSTNPYSYFFANREATRSTIGIGIMTSVQNFGYYGMMIWLPSYLSTQLGFSLTRSALWTSVTVIGGAVGMWVFGQLADRIGRKPLFIAFQVGAMVMAFIYPQIKDPTLLLIAGGVTGIFLSGMIGGYGALISESYPTQARATAQNVLFNIGRGIGGFGPLVIGVLATQYSLSVALSLLVFVWALDIVATIFLIKERKGEELV; encoded by the coding sequence ATGTCGGTTCAAACATCCACGTCGCGGGACGGAACTGCGGGGGGCGAAGACGCCACAGTTGATCGCTATGCCCGCAAGGCCTTGATCGCATCTAATGTCGGCTATGCGATGGACGGCTTCGATCTGATGATTCTAAGTTTCATGCTACCTGCGGTTGTCGCCGGGCTGCATCTGACGGGATCGGAGGCTGGATCGCTCATCACCTGGACCTTGATCGGCGCTGTTGTCGGCGGCCTGGTAGTCGGCACGCTGAGCGACAAATTCGGGCGCATCCGTGTTCTGTCGTGGACCATTCTCCTCTTTGCGATATTCACCGGCCTCTGCGCGTTCGCGCAGGGATATTGGGATTTGCTGATCTACCGTACCATCGCCGGCATCGGCCTTGGCGGCGAGTTCGGGATCGGCATGGCACTGGTGGCGGAAGCCTGGCCCGCCCACAAGCGGGCGCGCGCGTCATCCTATGTCGCGCTCGGCTGGCAGGCCGGCGTGTTGAGTGCGGCGCTGCTCACGCCGCTCCTGCTACCGATCATCGGCTGGCGTGGCATGTTTCTGGTGGGGCTGATCCCGGCGATCATCGCCTTCGCACTCCGCCGCTATCTGCATGAGCCGGAATTGTTCGTGAAGGCCGCGAAGGCGGAAAAAGAGCGCTCCACCAATCCCTATAGTTACTTCTTCGCCAATCGGGAAGCGACGCGTTCGACCATCGGCATCGGCATCATGACGTCGGTCCAGAACTTCGGCTACTATGGAATGATGATCTGGCTGCCGTCCTATCTGTCGACGCAGCTTGGCTTTTCATTGACCCGTTCGGCGCTATGGACATCGGTGACGGTCATTGGCGGTGCGGTTGGCATGTGGGTGTTCGGCCAGCTTGCTGATCGCATCGGCCGCAAGCCGCTCTTCATCGCATTTCAGGTCGGCGCCATGGTGATGGCTTTCATCTATCCGCAGATCAAGGATCCGACGCTGCTGCTGATCGCCGGCGGTGTGACCGGCATCTTCCTGAGCGGCATGATCGGTGGCTATGGCGCGCTGATCTCCGAGAGCTATCCCACGCAGGCACGCGCCACGGCCCAAAATGTGCTGTTCAATATTGGACGTGGCATTGGTGGCTTCGGCCCCTTGGTGATTGGCGTGCTGGCGACACAATATTCGCTCTCGGTAGCGCTCTCGCTCCTGGTGTTCGTCTGGGCGCTGGACATCGTCGCGACCATATTCCTGATTAAGGAACGGAAGGGCGAAGAGCTCGTCTAG
- a CDS encoding DUF6282 family protein produces MKALPHVGDKRVIDMHVHIGPELLRRKYTAETLAAEARREGFGVVMKNHFIPTTAQVSQVRRADDKVPLVGSVALNFGCGGVDDHGVRSALSGWKTDVTAADPNPERFVVWMPTMCCEAHLRCYDRRDLSEAWGIKRKYTRFYAEGTGYTFDPDNTDKLAAMRRALEVIRDNDLILATGHLDRNETLTVVKLAYETGIRRIIMTHPLFQSTELDPETMRRMWEQYGAYSELAFVNLAMDHLTYEQYIAVIEAVGSEGVILSSDVGQIFSPPVGDALREFFSEFQKRGIKEDDIVQMSVLNTNKLLFENMR; encoded by the coding sequence ATGAAGGCATTACCCCACGTTGGTGATAAGCGCGTGATCGACATGCACGTGCATATCGGACCGGAACTGCTGCGCCGTAAATACACGGCGGAGACCCTCGCCGCCGAGGCTCGGCGCGAAGGGTTTGGCGTGGTGATGAAGAACCATTTCATTCCCACGACCGCGCAGGTCAGCCAGGTACGCCGGGCTGACGACAAGGTGCCGCTGGTCGGCTCCGTCGCGCTGAACTTCGGCTGTGGCGGCGTTGACGATCATGGCGTGCGGTCCGCTTTGTCAGGCTGGAAGACCGACGTCACGGCCGCGGACCCGAACCCGGAGCGGTTCGTTGTCTGGATGCCGACCATGTGCTGCGAGGCGCATCTGCGTTGCTATGACCGGCGCGATCTTTCGGAGGCCTGGGGTATCAAGCGCAAGTATACCCGGTTCTATGCCGAGGGGACCGGCTATACTTTTGATCCGGATAATACCGACAAACTGGCGGCGATGCGCCGCGCCCTGGAAGTGATCCGCGACAACGATCTCATCCTGGCCACGGGCCACCTCGACCGGAACGAGACGCTTACCGTCGTCAAGCTGGCCTACGAGACCGGCATTCGCCGGATCATCATGACCCACCCGCTGTTTCAATCGACCGAGCTCGATCCGGAAACGATGCGGCGCATGTGGGAGCAGTATGGCGCCTACAGCGAACTCGCCTTCGTGAATCTCGCCATGGACCATCTCACCTATGAACAATACATCGCGGTCATCGAGGCTGTGGGATCAGAGGGCGTTATTCTCTCCTCGGACGTAGGCCAGATCTTTTCCCCACCTGTCGGAGATGCCCTGCGCGAATTCTTCAGCGAGTTTCAGAAGCGCGGCATCAAGGAGGACGATATCGTGCAGATGTCGGTGCTCAACACCAACAAGCTGCTCTTCGAAAACATGAGATAA
- the hutC gene encoding histidine utilization repressor, which translates to MPTKIRAKRPIATTLKDRIRSDIETKIFSGRWSPGHRIPNEHELAEKYACSRMTVNKVLSDLAAKGIIERRRKVGTFVGKPTVQSAVLRIPDIKAEVEALGYLYRYELLTLRRRHASKADQELMQLSPKHDIVECRCLHWANQQPFAYEHRFLNAAAVPQALEQSFEIEPPGTWLRNHVPWTEAEHSIFAEDADTEAAQALRVTKGAACLVVQRRTWRGGEIITHVRTIFQGSSYRLKANFTPNND; encoded by the coding sequence ATGCCGACGAAGATTCGCGCCAAGCGGCCCATAGCCACGACACTGAAGGACCGGATTCGTTCGGACATTGAAACCAAGATTTTCTCCGGCCGTTGGTCTCCCGGCCACCGCATCCCCAACGAGCATGAACTCGCTGAGAAATATGCTTGCTCGCGGATGACCGTGAACAAGGTTCTGTCCGACCTGGCGGCCAAAGGTATTATCGAACGGCGGCGCAAGGTCGGTACCTTTGTCGGGAAGCCCACGGTTCAATCGGCCGTTCTTCGCATCCCGGATATCAAAGCTGAGGTTGAGGCGCTTGGTTATCTTTATCGCTACGAACTCTTGACCTTACGGCGTCGACACGCGAGCAAGGCGGATCAGGAACTGATGCAACTGAGCCCGAAGCACGATATCGTTGAATGTCGCTGCCTTCATTGGGCCAACCAGCAACCGTTCGCCTATGAGCATCGGTTTTTGAACGCGGCCGCCGTGCCTCAAGCGCTAGAGCAGAGCTTCGAGATCGAGCCGCCCGGAACCTGGCTGCGCAACCACGTTCCCTGGACCGAGGCGGAACACAGCATTTTTGCCGAAGATGCGGATACAGAAGCGGCTCAGGCGCTACGCGTAACGAAGGGCGCGGCCTGTCTCGTGGTGCAGCGACGCACATGGCGCGGCGGCGAGATCATCACGCACGTCCGCACCATTTTCCAGGGCTCTAGCTACCGTCTGAAAGCCAATTTCACGCCGAACAACGACTGA
- the hutH gene encoding histidine ammonia-lyase, whose product MTEIVLNPGQVPLSNWRAIYRGAAARLNPDCFARIEAGAKAVETIISRDEPVYGINTGFGKLAHVRIQTVDLAALQRNIVLSHAAGTGPSMPREIVRLMLALKLTSLAQGASGARLQTIQMLETLLDKDLIPDIPAQGSVGASGDLAPLSHMTAALLGVGHITTSRGRLPAAEALAEAGLLPIVLGPKEGLALLNGTQFSTAYALAGLFEAELLMQSALVTGALSTDAARGSDTPFDPRIHALRPHPGQVKTAATLRHLLEGSAIRASHRVNDERVQDPYCLRCQPQVMGACYDALQNAANILEIEANSVTDNPLIFTAEEEAVSGGNFHAEPVAFAADIIAIAICEIGSLAERRIAMLVDPALSGLPAFLTAKPGLNSGFMIPQVTAAALVSENKQKAYPASVDSIPTSANQEDHVSMAAHGSRRLLSMAENAAAVIGIELLTAAQGCDFHQPLASSIPLQAVRNCVRSKVPYIDDDQYIYPHIQNAIHLVRSGAVAEAAGTPLLPSICGQAACTLSASSII is encoded by the coding sequence ATGACGGAAATCGTTTTGAACCCCGGACAGGTGCCGCTCAGCAACTGGCGCGCGATCTATCGTGGCGCCGCTGCACGGCTCAACCCCGATTGCTTTGCCAGGATCGAAGCCGGAGCGAAGGCCGTGGAGACGATTATCTCCCGCGATGAGCCCGTCTACGGAATCAATACCGGCTTCGGTAAGCTGGCGCACGTCCGCATTCAAACGGTGGACCTTGCTGCGCTTCAACGCAATATCGTGTTGTCGCATGCGGCAGGAACGGGCCCATCGATGCCACGCGAAATCGTCCGTCTGATGCTTGCCCTCAAATTGACCAGCCTTGCGCAAGGCGCCTCCGGAGCCCGTCTGCAGACGATCCAGATGCTTGAGACGCTGCTCGACAAAGATCTCATTCCCGATATCCCCGCACAAGGATCTGTGGGTGCGTCCGGCGACCTCGCGCCGTTGTCGCATATGACAGCGGCTCTGCTCGGCGTCGGCCATATTACGACATCGCGTGGCCGCCTGCCCGCAGCGGAAGCGCTGGCCGAAGCCGGCCTCCTGCCAATCGTGCTTGGCCCGAAGGAAGGCCTTGCCCTGCTCAACGGTACCCAGTTCTCAACCGCTTATGCCCTTGCCGGCCTTTTCGAAGCAGAACTGCTTATGCAGTCAGCCTTGGTGACAGGAGCTTTATCGACCGATGCCGCGCGCGGTTCCGATACGCCGTTCGATCCGCGCATCCATGCGCTACGCCCGCACCCGGGCCAGGTGAAAACCGCAGCAACGCTCCGCCACCTGCTGGAAGGCAGCGCCATTCGCGCCTCCCACCGTGTCAATGATGAGCGTGTTCAGGATCCCTATTGCCTGCGTTGCCAGCCACAGGTGATGGGCGCGTGCTACGATGCCCTGCAAAACGCGGCGAATATTCTCGAGATCGAAGCGAACAGCGTCACCGACAATCCGTTGATCTTCACCGCCGAGGAAGAGGCCGTTTCCGGCGGAAATTTCCATGCCGAACCCGTCGCCTTCGCGGCCGACATCATCGCGATCGCGATCTGCGAAATCGGCTCTCTGGCCGAACGTCGCATTGCTATGCTGGTGGATCCGGCTCTCTCAGGTTTGCCCGCTTTTCTCACGGCGAAGCCGGGCCTCAACTCCGGGTTCATGATCCCGCAAGTAACGGCAGCAGCGCTGGTCTCGGAGAATAAGCAGAAAGCTTACCCTGCCAGCGTCGACTCCATCCCCACTTCCGCCAATCAAGAGGACCACGTGTCCATGGCGGCACATGGATCACGCCGCCTACTTAGCATGGCCGAGAACGCTGCTGCAGTGATCGGCATCGAATTGCTTACCGCCGCCCAGGGGTGCGATTTCCATCAGCCACTGGCGTCGAGCATACCGCTTCAGGCAGTTCGCAATTGCGTACGTTCGAAGGTGCCGTATATCGACGACGACCAGTATATATACCCGCATATACAAAATGCTATTCACCTCGTCCGGAGTGGTGCCGTCGCCGAGGCCGCGGGCACTCCTCTCCTGCCCTCGATCTGCGGGCAAGCGGCATGCACCCTTAGCGCAAGCTCCATCATTTAA
- a CDS encoding DHA2 family efflux MFS transporter permease subunit codes for MAAAIPPKSAASHPNLILATTILASSLAFIDGSVVNVGLPAIRASFGVEGALLQWIINGYLLPLSALLLLGGAVGDRFGRARLLVLGILIFTFASMLCAASQSISWLIFGRVVQGIGAAILLPNSLAILADAFAGAQRGRAIGVWAAAAAIVGAVGPVLGGWLIDTVGWRAIFLLNIPLAIAAIVLTFLFIKDSQSGSIGVRLDTFGGVLATVGLGALTWALTMGAGREGWTFPAFIAFAVGGLAMFAFVWFESKQGERAMMPLTLFGSKMFVGLTLLTFFLYGALGGLMVLLPYVLIESEYHYSGTAAGAALLPFPLVIALGSPAMGWLADRIGPRWPLTVGSAVAAAGYCLMLRIDGAGSYWTAVFPAVLVVSIGMAMAVAPLTNAVLASVDAAHTGSASGFNSAVSRVGGLIATALLGASLGTSGQELIVSSHAAALIGTGMAAVASASAFLLVRDQ; via the coding sequence ATGGCCGCGGCGATTCCTCCAAAATCCGCCGCATCGCATCCCAATTTAATTCTCGCGACGACTATTCTGGCATCGAGCCTCGCTTTTATCGATGGCTCTGTAGTGAATGTTGGCTTGCCTGCAATCCGCGCATCATTCGGCGTGGAGGGTGCGTTGCTGCAGTGGATTATAAATGGATATCTTCTGCCGCTCAGCGCGCTGTTGCTTCTCGGCGGTGCTGTTGGTGACCGCTTTGGCCGTGCTCGGCTTCTAGTCCTTGGGATATTGATATTCACCTTTGCGTCAATGCTCTGCGCAGCATCACAGAGCATTTCCTGGCTGATTTTCGGTCGGGTAGTGCAAGGCATCGGCGCGGCGATCCTGTTGCCAAATAGTTTGGCTATACTTGCTGATGCATTCGCCGGGGCGCAGCGTGGGCGTGCGATTGGAGTCTGGGCTGCAGCGGCCGCGATTGTGGGCGCGGTTGGACCGGTTCTTGGCGGATGGCTGATTGATACGGTTGGCTGGCGGGCGATCTTTCTGCTGAATATCCCTTTGGCAATCGCTGCGATTGTGCTGACCTTTCTTTTCATCAAGGACAGTCAAAGTGGCAGCATCGGTGTACGGCTCGACACGTTCGGCGGTGTTCTGGCGACTGTGGGGTTGGGTGCTTTGACTTGGGCGCTGACAATGGGCGCCGGGCGGGAGGGTTGGACATTTCCGGCCTTCATTGCTTTCGCAGTGGGCGGCCTTGCGATGTTCGCGTTTGTTTGGTTCGAGAGCAAGCAAGGTGAACGGGCCATGATGCCTCTGACGTTGTTTGGCTCAAAAATGTTCGTCGGCCTGACCTTACTAACCTTCTTTCTCTATGGTGCCCTTGGGGGCCTGATGGTCTTGTTGCCATATGTCTTGATCGAGTCAGAGTATCACTACTCAGGAACCGCTGCAGGTGCCGCGTTGCTGCCGTTTCCTCTGGTTATCGCTTTGGGGTCGCCTGCAATGGGTTGGCTGGCCGACCGCATCGGTCCGCGATGGCCGCTCACGGTTGGATCGGCTGTCGCTGCGGCTGGTTATTGTCTTATGTTGCGGATCGATGGCGCTGGCAGCTACTGGACTGCCGTTTTTCCCGCCGTACTCGTCGTTTCAATTGGGATGGCGATGGCCGTGGCGCCCTTAACGAATGCAGTGCTTGCTTCGGTTGATGCCGCGCATACGGGATCGGCATCGGGATTTAATAGCGCGGTGTCGCGCGTAGGCGGACTCATCGCTACGGCATTGCTGGGCGCGTCGCTCGGAACCAGCGGGCAGGAGCTCATTGTATCTAGCCATGCTGCCGCACTCATCGGGACCGGGATGGCTGCTGTCGCATCAGCGAGCGCATTTCTGCTCGTACGAGACCAATAA
- a CDS encoding alpha/beta hydrolase, whose translation MPFVTSKDGIDIFFKDWGPKSAQPIFFHHGWPLSSDDWDAQMLFFAAQGYRVIAHDRRGHGRSTQVGEGHDMDHYAADVASVVDHLNLSNTVHVGHSTGGGEALHYAVQFGKGRVAKLVLIGAVPPLMLKTERNPGGLPITVFDDFRKALAENRAQFFLDVPSGPFYGYNRPGAKIDQGVIRNWWRQGMMGGAKAHYDGIKAFSETDFTEDLKTVDIPTLVMHGDDDQIVPLADSALISAKLLRQGSLKVYEKLPHGMCTTHPDLINADLIAFIKN comes from the coding sequence ATGCCATTTGTCACTTCCAAAGATGGTATCGATATTTTCTTCAAGGATTGGGGCCCGAAAAGTGCGCAACCGATCTTCTTCCATCACGGATGGCCGCTGAGTTCGGACGACTGGGATGCCCAGATGCTGTTCTTCGCGGCCCAGGGCTATCGCGTGATCGCGCATGACCGACGCGGGCATGGCCGCTCAACCCAGGTCGGGGAAGGGCACGATATGGATCACTACGCCGCTGACGTCGCGTCCGTGGTTGATCATCTCAACCTCTCGAACACTGTCCACGTAGGCCATTCCACAGGTGGTGGTGAAGCGCTGCATTACGCGGTGCAATTTGGCAAAGGCCGCGTTGCCAAATTGGTGCTGATCGGGGCCGTCCCGCCGCTCATGTTGAAGACCGAGAGGAATCCTGGCGGCCTGCCGATCACAGTCTTCGACGATTTCCGGAAAGCGCTCGCGGAGAATAGAGCTCAGTTCTTTCTGGATGTCCCAAGCGGTCCATTCTACGGCTATAATCGACCAGGAGCCAAAATTGATCAGGGTGTGATCAGAAATTGGTGGCGTCAGGGTATGATGGGCGGTGCCAAGGCCCACTACGATGGGATCAAGGCGTTCTCCGAGACTGACTTCACCGAGGATCTCAAAACGGTCGATATTCCGACGCTTGTGATGCACGGCGATGACGATCAGATCGTGCCTCTTGCCGATTCCGCCCTCATATCAGCGAAGCTGCTTCGGCAGGGCTCGCTCAAAGTCTATGAGAAGCTGCCGCACGGCATGTGCACAACCCATCCCGATCTGATCAACGCTGATCTGATAGCTTTCATCAAAAATTGA
- a CDS encoding LysR family transcriptional regulator, which produces MDKFSSIRAFTKVVQHGNFSKAAKELHLSRSAISKYVIDLEQHLGVQLMSRTTRSARPTESGQAYYERCQSILTDLANADHLVGQLQKAPRGTLRVNAPVSFSILPLGEIVADFMAAYPDLRIELITNDRLIDPVQEGIDVMLHITEPLPSSLIARKIVDTPCIFCAAPTYLQRRGIPNHPGDLRQHDCLNYGNPATNNQWKLTGPTGDEHWIQVPWTLCSDNAEVLRDATVKERGIALLPAFVTGADLRSGVLHPILSRYKAPDIALYALYSPTRHLPIKIRVFIDFLIGRFGRRLPATPTKHAEIGS; this is translated from the coding sequence ATGGATAAGTTTTCAAGCATTCGCGCCTTCACCAAAGTTGTGCAACACGGAAACTTCTCAAAAGCAGCCAAAGAGCTTCATCTCTCACGTTCAGCAATCAGCAAGTACGTCATCGATCTGGAGCAGCATCTTGGCGTTCAGCTCATGAGCCGAACAACGCGTAGCGCGCGACCGACAGAAAGTGGTCAAGCCTATTACGAGCGCTGCCAGAGCATACTGACCGATCTGGCAAATGCGGACCACCTTGTGGGTCAGCTTCAGAAAGCGCCTCGCGGGACGCTTCGCGTCAACGCCCCTGTATCTTTCAGCATATTGCCTCTGGGCGAGATCGTGGCCGATTTTATGGCCGCCTATCCAGACCTGCGTATAGAACTGATTACAAATGATCGGTTGATTGACCCGGTTCAGGAAGGGATCGATGTGATGCTTCATATCACTGAGCCGTTGCCATCCAGCCTGATTGCCCGGAAAATCGTCGATACACCTTGCATATTCTGCGCGGCCCCCACCTATCTGCAACGACGCGGAATACCCAATCATCCCGGAGATCTACGCCAGCACGATTGTCTTAACTACGGCAATCCAGCAACTAATAACCAATGGAAATTGACGGGCCCAACAGGAGACGAACATTGGATCCAGGTTCCCTGGACGCTCTGCTCCGACAATGCTGAGGTTCTGCGCGACGCCACGGTCAAGGAGCGAGGCATTGCGTTGCTGCCGGCATTCGTTACCGGCGCCGACTTAAGATCGGGAGTTCTTCACCCGATCCTGTCGCGGTACAAGGCGCCTGACATAGCGCTTTACGCGCTCTATTCTCCTACGCGACATCTGCCAATCAAAATCCGCGTCTTTATCGATTTTCTCATCGGGCGGTTCGGGCGACGACTGCCTGCAACGCCCACGAAACATGCTGAAATTGGCTCATAA
- a CDS encoding heme-binding protein has product MNETDLMPRTITTLSYGQAAKAIEASVAYATQRQLALSFVVLDQSGHLLASARMDGAAFVTIEVARGKAFAVAATGGIPGAILAKRYEENPMVWGNAASIGLGAPMLPAKGALPLFLKGAFIGAMGASGAPSDVDEAAVAAGIAAIGASPTP; this is encoded by the coding sequence ATGAACGAGACGGATCTGATGCCGCGTACGATCACCACACTATCGTATGGGCAGGCGGCGAAGGCGATTGAGGCCTCGGTTGCTTATGCGACCCAGCGCCAGCTGGCGTTGAGCTTCGTTGTTCTCGATCAAAGCGGACATTTGTTGGCTTCCGCACGCATGGACGGCGCGGCTTTCGTGACAATCGAAGTGGCGCGCGGCAAGGCCTTTGCAGTGGCTGCAACCGGCGGCATTCCCGGCGCCATCCTCGCCAAACGCTATGAGGAAAATCCGATGGTTTGGGGCAATGCGGCCAGCATTGGCCTTGGTGCGCCGATGCTTCCGGCAAAGGGGGCGCTCCCGTTGTTTCTCAAAGGTGCTTTCATCGGCGCAATGGGCGCCAGCGGCGCGCCGTCCGATGTTGATGAGGCGGCCGTAGCCGCTGGCATAGCGGCGATTGGTGCCAGTCCGACGCCCTGA